A part of Acidimicrobiales bacterium genomic DNA contains:
- the mutM gene encoding bifunctional DNA-formamidopyrimidine glycosylase/DNA-(apurinic or apyrimidinic site) lyase — MPELPEVETIRAALDPLLRGRLVTAARAHPSAKFSAAPGAIGHRVEGVRRRGKYLLVDLEPAAGTDAGAGRRELVVHLGMTGQLGPDLARDDPHTRAWWELDDGGHLTYRDVRRFGRIAVVPHGDHRSLPTLAALGPEPFGPDFTPEGLWRALARSRARVKTQLLGQRVVAGVGNIYADEALWRAGIHPGARRVGPSRAERLHAAVRHVLAAGLANGGTTLRDYRTVTGEPGRHQDALACYGRAGRPCPRCGALLRRAVVDGRGTTWCPTCQRT; from the coding sequence GTGCCCGAGCTCCCCGAGGTCGAGACCATCCGTGCCGCCCTCGACCCCCTCCTGCGGGGCCGGCTGGTCACCGCGGCCCGGGCCCACCCGTCGGCCAAGTTCTCGGCCGCGCCCGGAGCGATCGGCCACCGGGTCGAGGGCGTGCGCCGCCGGGGCAAGTACCTGCTGGTCGACCTGGAGCCGGCGGCCGGCACCGACGCCGGTGCCGGGCGGCGCGAGCTGGTCGTGCACCTGGGCATGACCGGCCAGCTCGGCCCCGACCTGGCCCGCGACGACCCCCACACCCGGGCCTGGTGGGAGCTGGACGACGGCGGCCACCTCACCTACCGCGACGTGCGCCGGTTCGGCCGCATCGCCGTGGTGCCCCACGGCGACCACCGCAGCCTGCCGACCCTGGCCGCGCTGGGGCCGGAGCCGTTCGGGCCCGACTTCACCCCCGAGGGCCTGTGGCGGGCCCTGGCCCGGAGCCGGGCCCGGGTCAAGACCCAGCTGCTGGGCCAGCGGGTGGTGGCCGGCGTGGGCAACATCTACGCCGACGAGGCGCTGTGGCGAGCCGGCATCCACCCCGGGGCCCGGCGGGTCGGGCCGTCGCGGGCCGAGCGCCTGCACGCCGCGGTGCGCCACGTCCTGGCCGCCGGGCTGGCCAACGGGGGCACGACCCTCCGGGACTACCGCACCGTCACCGGCGAGCCGGGCCGCCACCAGGACGCGCTGGCCTGCTACGGCCGGGCCGGGAGGCCGTGTCCCCGCTGCGGGGCCCTGCTCCGCCGGGCCGTGGTCGACGGCCGGGGCACCACCTGGTGCCCCACCTGCCAGCGCACCTGA
- a CDS encoding TIGR03619 family F420-dependent LLM class oxidoreductase, translating to MRFTIGMAYGPPEHYVPLARAADDAGYWGMACSDHVLNLETLSTPYPYTRDGQRRWDLRTPWLDPWVAIGAMGAATERLRFTTNVYVLPMRNPFVTAKAVATAAVLTGGRVALGVGMGWCEEEFALLEQPFRQRGARADEALELIRAAWSGEVVEHHGPFYDVPRFEMNPPPPGPVPIYVGGVSDAALRRAARHDGWISDYITLERAAEARRAIDEQRAAEGRADEPFAMICSLKDAVDVEGFGRAAEAGVTDIITMPWAYYHGFTDDLAAKVEGLERFAVDVLSHFPDPHAPA from the coding sequence GTGCGCTTCACCATCGGCATGGCCTACGGGCCCCCCGAGCACTACGTCCCCCTGGCCCGGGCGGCCGACGACGCCGGCTACTGGGGCATGGCCTGCTCCGACCACGTGCTCAACCTGGAGACGCTGTCGACGCCCTACCCCTACACCCGTGACGGCCAGCGCCGGTGGGACCTGCGCACCCCGTGGCTCGATCCGTGGGTGGCCATCGGGGCCATGGGGGCGGCCACCGAGCGGCTCCGCTTCACCACCAACGTCTACGTGCTGCCCATGCGGAACCCGTTCGTCACGGCCAAGGCGGTGGCGACCGCGGCCGTGCTCACCGGGGGCCGGGTGGCCCTGGGGGTGGGCATGGGCTGGTGCGAGGAGGAGTTCGCCCTGCTGGAGCAACCCTTCCGCCAGCGGGGGGCCCGGGCCGACGAGGCCCTGGAGCTCATCCGGGCCGCCTGGAGCGGCGAGGTGGTCGAGCACCACGGCCCGTTCTACGACGTGCCCCGCTTCGAGATGAACCCGCCCCCGCCCGGGCCCGTCCCCATCTACGTGGGGGGCGTGTCGGACGCCGCCCTGCGCCGGGCCGCCCGCCACGACGGCTGGATCTCCGACTACATCACCTTGGAACGGGCGGCCGAGGCCCGGCGGGCCATCGACGAGCAGCGGGCCGCCGAGGGCCGGGCCGACGAGCCCTTCGCCATGATCTGCTCGCTGAAGGACGCCGTCGACGTCGAGGGCTTCGGGCGGGCCGCCGAGGCCGGCGTCACCGACATCATCACGATGCCCTGGGCCTACTACCACGGCTTCACCGACGACCTCGCGGCCAAGGTCGAGGGCCTGGAGCGCTTCGCCGTCGACGTGCTGTCGCACTTCCCGGACCCCCACGCCCCGGCCTGA
- a CDS encoding TM2 domain-containing protein gives MSNVPPPPPPSGGQGPQGPSSAPGAPPSSGGYSAPGGPSPAPLGGAADSGGILSPRWMVTTGPPAGWEPKQKMVAGILGILLGSIGVHSFYLGNAKKGIIQIVAMVLTCGILGIWGFIEGIMILIGNIKTDAYGVPLTE, from the coding sequence ATGAGCAACGTCCCGCCTCCCCCCCCGCCGTCGGGCGGCCAGGGCCCCCAGGGGCCGTCTTCCGCCCCCGGCGCCCCGCCCTCCTCCGGGGGCTACAGCGCGCCCGGCGGCCCGTCCCCGGCCCCCCTCGGTGGGGCCGCCGACAGCGGCGGGATCCTCTCGCCCCGCTGGATGGTCACCACCGGCCCGCCGGCCGGGTGGGAGCCGAAGCAGAAGATGGTGGCCGGCATCCTCGGCATCCTGCTGGGGAGCATCGGCGTGCACAGCTTCTACCTGGGCAACGCCAAGAAGGGCATCATCCAGATCGTCGCCATGGTCCTCACCTGCGGGATCCTCGGCATCTGGGGCTTCATCGAGGGGATCATGATCCTCATCGGCAACATCAAGACCGACGCCTACGGGGTCCCGCTGACCGAGTAG
- a CDS encoding NAD-glutamate dehydrogenase domain-containing protein: MPVAPVDGQAAAVAALVTVPVERWTRALRERLELFLRAQLDGERVEVALSIGGGSPAVTARVVVHLPAGAPVPDDLDGVAREVRALCRSWDEQLAGALAEQADPPVEDPGGLADRWSARTPEAYRDAVTARDAVPDVVHLEALSGHPGPPGRRLVVWFSPRRAPAAPDRMGLVADRAIELSRLLPALESLDLWVTDEARWDVGGGLWLHHLGVRLRPPPGRGGRAGDVRIDGPEVAARLAAAVEALLAGRADQDGLNRLVAHAGLAWDDVTVLRAYRRYRHQVDVRHDEAYVDEVLVGHPEIARLLVALWEARSAVGGGGDDGGDDDRARRAEEASRAVQRACDDLARLDHDRILRGLAGTMDATLRTNRALRPDGPLALKLDPSRVPDAPHPRPYREVFVAGRTVEGVHLRAGPVARGGIRASDRDQDYRAEVLDLMRTQVLKNALIVPTGAKGGFVVRVDDPGDGTAVDPEARRARLPEAYDDFVGALLDVTDDVDGAGIRPVPGRWDGDDPYLVVAADKGTAAFSDRANTIAEGRGFWLGDAFASGGRHGYDHKALGITARGAWVAMARHLRALGLDAQRDEVTVAGVGDMSGDVFGNGLLHSDRLRLVAAFDHRHVFLDPDPDPVASFAERRRLFALPGSTWADYDPALLSPGGGVHPRTAKAVALTPEVRAALRVEADHLTPAALVRAVLCAPVDVLYFGGIGTYVRASVEDDGTIDDRANAEVRVTGRDLRARVVGEGANLALTQRARVEVARRGGRINADAIDNAAGVDCSDHEVNLKVLLGAAEADGRIDRDERDRLLAAHAEDVVADVLADCSAQSEALDRAERASAADAGTMTPVLARLVSDGVLDPDVEALPAPGEVEARRRAGAGFTRPELAVLLAGVKRRTSAELLASEVPDQPALRPALAGYFPAPLAERFDDLLDGHRLRRELVASEVANDLVDHLGMAAVVALADELGVGAAEVALAHWVARSVVRAPERWRTLATRRGATVPDLAPDPVDGGDLLADLLRSLTRAELVRRRRQQRAGRVPDPAARIAEDRPVADAIVAHLADDPDPARRRQRAELATRLVAGGLDAQVAEAAADAPALEVVPDVAEVARDLGRDPIDVLRAFRRAADTLGLDDLSRRIDGVAPSGTWSTQARRGLLDDVVGIRRETARRALAAHPGAEPGAAVDAHLAGNPAATAEAAAVRRRLATDPDAGLDALSVAVRATRRAAL, translated from the coding sequence GTGCCGGTCGCTCCGGTCGACGGGCAGGCGGCGGCGGTGGCCGCGCTCGTGACCGTGCCGGTCGAGCGGTGGACCCGGGCCCTGCGGGAGCGGCTCGAGCTGTTCCTCCGGGCCCAGCTCGACGGCGAGCGGGTGGAGGTGGCCCTGTCGATCGGCGGGGGCTCGCCGGCGGTGACGGCCCGGGTGGTGGTCCACCTGCCGGCCGGGGCCCCGGTGCCCGACGACCTGGACGGCGTGGCCCGTGAGGTGCGGGCCCTGTGTCGCTCGTGGGACGAGCAGCTGGCCGGCGCCCTGGCCGAGCAGGCCGACCCCCCCGTCGAGGACCCCGGGGGCCTGGCCGACCGGTGGTCGGCCCGCACCCCGGAGGCGTATCGCGACGCGGTGACGGCCCGCGACGCCGTGCCCGACGTGGTCCACCTGGAGGCGCTGTCGGGCCACCCCGGCCCGCCCGGCCGGCGCCTGGTGGTGTGGTTCTCGCCCCGCCGGGCCCCGGCCGCGCCGGACCGCATGGGCCTGGTGGCCGACCGGGCCATCGAGCTGTCCCGGCTCCTGCCGGCCCTGGAGAGCCTCGACCTGTGGGTCACCGACGAGGCCCGGTGGGACGTGGGCGGCGGGCTGTGGCTGCACCACCTGGGCGTGAGGCTGCGGCCCCCGCCGGGTCGGGGCGGCCGGGCCGGCGACGTGCGCATCGACGGCCCGGAGGTGGCGGCCCGCCTGGCCGCCGCGGTCGAGGCCCTGCTGGCCGGCCGGGCCGACCAGGACGGCCTGAACCGGCTGGTGGCCCACGCCGGGCTGGCCTGGGACGACGTGACCGTCCTCCGGGCCTATCGCCGCTACCGCCACCAGGTCGACGTCCGCCACGACGAGGCCTACGTCGACGAGGTGCTGGTGGGCCACCCTGAGATCGCCCGCCTGCTGGTCGCCCTGTGGGAGGCCCGGAGCGCGGTGGGTGGCGGCGGTGACGACGGGGGGGACGACGACCGGGCCCGGCGGGCCGAGGAGGCCAGCCGGGCCGTGCAGCGGGCCTGCGACGACCTGGCCCGCCTCGACCACGACCGCATCCTGCGGGGCCTGGCCGGCACCATGGACGCCACGCTCCGCACCAACCGGGCCCTCCGGCCCGACGGGCCCCTGGCCCTCAAGCTCGACCCGTCGCGGGTGCCCGACGCCCCCCACCCCCGCCCGTACCGGGAGGTGTTCGTGGCCGGCCGCACCGTCGAGGGGGTCCACCTGCGGGCCGGGCCGGTGGCCCGCGGCGGCATCCGGGCCAGCGACCGCGACCAGGACTACCGGGCCGAGGTCCTGGACCTGATGCGCACCCAGGTGCTGAAGAACGCCCTGATCGTCCCCACCGGGGCCAAGGGGGGCTTCGTGGTGCGGGTCGACGACCCGGGCGACGGCACCGCGGTGGACCCCGAGGCCCGCCGGGCCCGGCTGCCCGAGGCCTACGACGACTTCGTGGGCGCCCTGCTGGACGTCACCGACGACGTCGACGGCGCCGGGATCCGGCCCGTGCCCGGCCGCTGGGACGGCGACGACCCCTACCTGGTGGTGGCGGCGGACAAGGGCACGGCCGCCTTCTCCGACCGGGCCAACACCATCGCCGAGGGCCGGGGCTTCTGGCTGGGCGACGCCTTCGCCTCCGGCGGGAGGCACGGCTACGACCACAAGGCCCTGGGCATCACCGCCCGGGGGGCGTGGGTGGCCATGGCCCGCCACCTCCGGGCCCTGGGCCTCGACGCCCAGCGGGACGAGGTGACGGTGGCCGGGGTGGGGGACATGTCGGGCGACGTGTTCGGCAACGGCCTCCTGCACTCCGACCGGCTCCGCCTGGTCGCCGCCTTCGACCACCGCCACGTCTTCCTGGACCCCGACCCGGACCCGGTGGCATCCTTCGCCGAGCGGCGCCGGCTCTTCGCCCTGCCCGGTTCCACGTGGGCCGACTACGACCCCGCGCTGCTCTCGCCGGGCGGGGGCGTCCACCCCCGCACGGCCAAGGCCGTGGCCCTCACGCCCGAGGTGCGGGCCGCGCTGCGGGTCGAGGCCGACCACCTCACCCCGGCGGCGCTGGTGCGGGCCGTGCTGTGCGCCCCGGTCGACGTCCTGTACTTCGGCGGCATCGGCACCTACGTCCGGGCCTCGGTCGAGGACGACGGCACCATCGACGACCGGGCCAACGCCGAGGTGCGGGTGACGGGACGGGACCTGCGGGCCCGGGTGGTGGGGGAGGGGGCCAACCTGGCCCTGACCCAGCGGGCCCGGGTGGAGGTGGCCCGCCGGGGCGGGCGCATCAACGCCGACGCCATCGACAACGCGGCCGGGGTCGACTGCTCCGACCACGAGGTGAACCTGAAGGTCCTGCTGGGGGCGGCCGAGGCGGACGGTCGCATCGATCGGGACGAGCGCGACCGCCTGCTGGCCGCCCACGCCGAGGACGTGGTGGCCGACGTGCTGGCCGACTGCTCGGCCCAGAGCGAGGCCCTGGACCGGGCCGAGCGGGCCTCGGCGGCCGATGCCGGCACCATGACCCCGGTGCTGGCCCGCCTGGTGTCCGACGGCGTGCTCGACCCCGACGTCGAGGCCCTGCCCGCCCCCGGCGAGGTCGAGGCCCGCCGCCGGGCCGGGGCCGGCTTCACCCGGCCCGAGCTGGCCGTGCTCCTGGCCGGCGTGAAGCGCCGGACCAGCGCCGAGCTGCTGGCCTCCGAGGTGCCCGACCAGCCGGCCCTGCGCCCGGCCCTGGCCGGCTACTTCCCGGCCCCGCTGGCCGAGCGCTTCGACGACCTGCTCGACGGCCACCGGTTGCGGCGGGAGCTGGTCGCCTCCGAGGTGGCCAACGACCTGGTCGACCACCTGGGCATGGCCGCCGTCGTGGCGCTGGCCGACGAGCTGGGCGTCGGGGCGGCCGAGGTGGCCCTGGCCCACTGGGTGGCCCGGTCGGTGGTGCGGGCCCCGGAGCGGTGGCGCACCCTGGCCACCCGCCGGGGGGCCACCGTGCCCGACCTGGCCCCCGACCCGGTCGACGGGGGAGACCTGCTGGCCGACCTGTTGCGCTCGCTGACCCGGGCCGAGCTGGTCCGCCGGCGCCGCCAGCAGCGGGCCGGGCGGGTGCCGGACCCGGCGGCCCGCATCGCCGAGGACCGGCCGGTGGCCGACGCCATCGTGGCCCACCTGGCCGACGACCCGGACCCGGCCCGCCGCCGGCAGCGGGCGGAGCTGGCCACCCGCCTGGTGGCCGGGGGGTTGGACGCCCAGGTGGCCGAGGCGGCGGCGGACGCCCCGGCCCTGGAGGTCGTGCCCGACGTGGCCGAGGTGGCCCGAGACCTGGGACGGGACCCCATCGACGTGCTCCGCGCCTTCCGCCGGGCCGCCGACACCCTCGGCCTCGACGACCTGTCCCGGCGGATCGACGGGGTGGCCCCGTCGGGGACGTGGTCCACCCAGGCTCGCCGGGGCCTGCTGGACGACGTGGTCGGCATCCGCCGGGAGACGGCCCGCCGGGCCCTGGCCGCCCATCCCGGGGCCGAGCCGGGGGCGGCGGTGGACGCCCACCTGGCCGGCAACCCGGCCGCCACCGCCGAGGCGGCCGCCGTTCGCCGCCGCCTGGCCACCGACCCCGACGCCGGTCTCGACGCCCTGTCCGTCGCCGTCCGAGCCACCCGCCGCGCCGCCCTCTGA
- a CDS encoding PPK2 family polyphosphate kinase — MATSDLWRIRPGAALDLDAVDTRDPVGAPGSKAATAEATAALTARLAELQERLWAEGRRSLLLVLQALDAGGKDGTVKHVFRGVNPAGVRVASFKAPSEVELAHDFLWRVHREVPARGEIGVFNRSHYEDVLVARVDKLVPEDVWRPRYDAIWAWEQHLAAEGTAIVKVYLHISRQEQAERFQARVDDPSKHWKMRLADLGVRDRWDDYRAAYTEAIERTTTEGSPWFVVPADRKWYRNWAVSSILVDALERIDPRYPASPDDLTGVEIT; from the coding sequence ATGGCCACGTCCGACCTGTGGAGGATCCGTCCGGGGGCCGCGCTGGACCTGGACGCCGTCGACACCCGCGACCCGGTGGGGGCCCCGGGGTCGAAGGCGGCCACGGCCGAGGCCACCGCCGCGCTCACGGCCCGCCTGGCCGAGCTGCAGGAGCGGCTGTGGGCCGAGGGGCGGCGCAGCCTCCTGCTGGTGCTCCAGGCCCTCGACGCCGGGGGCAAGGACGGCACCGTCAAGCACGTGTTCAGGGGGGTCAACCCGGCCGGGGTGCGGGTGGCGTCGTTCAAGGCCCCGAGCGAGGTCGAGCTGGCCCACGACTTCCTGTGGCGGGTGCACCGGGAGGTCCCGGCCCGGGGTGAGATCGGCGTGTTCAACCGCTCGCACTACGAGGACGTGCTGGTGGCCCGGGTCGACAAGCTGGTCCCCGAGGACGTGTGGCGCCCCCGCTACGACGCCATCTGGGCCTGGGAGCAGCACCTGGCCGCCGAGGGGACGGCCATCGTGAAGGTGTACCTGCACATCTCCCGCCAGGAGCAGGCCGAGCGCTTCCAGGCCCGCGTCGACGACCCGTCCAAGCACTGGAAGATGCGCCTGGCCGACCTCGGCGTCCGCGACCGGTGGGACGACTACCGGGCCGCCTACACCGAGGCCATCGAGCGCACCACCACCGAGGGCTCGCCCTGGTTCGTGGTGCCCGCCGACCGCAAGTGGTACCGCAACTGGGCGGTGAGCTCGATCCTGGTCGACGCGCTGGAGCGGATCGACCCCCGGTACCCGGCCAGCCCCGACGACCTCACCGGCGTCGAGATCACCTGA